From a single Myxocyprinus asiaticus isolate MX2 ecotype Aquarium Trade chromosome 33, UBuf_Myxa_2, whole genome shotgun sequence genomic region:
- the LOC127424422 gene encoding host cell factor 1-like isoform X5, whose protein sequence is MASSGTAGSVLQLRWKRVLGWSGPVPRPRHGHRAVAIKELMVVFGGGNEGIVDELHVYNTATNQWFIPAVRGDIPPGCAAYGFVCDGTRLLVFGGMVEYGKYSNDLYELQASRWEWKRLKPKAPKNGPPPCPRLGHSFSLIGNKCYLFGGLANDSEDPKNNIPRYLNDLYTLELRPGSNVAGWDIPITYGVLPPPRESHTAVVYTEKTSKKSRLIIYGGMSGCRLGDLWTLDIDTLTWNKPAISGAAPLPRSLHSATTITNKMFVFGGWVPLVMDDVKVATHEKEWKCTNTLACLNLDTMSWETILMDTLEDNIPRARAGHCSVAINNRLYVWSGRDGYRKAWNNQVCCKDLWYLETDRPLPPSRVQLVRANTNSLEVSWGAVPTADTYLLQLQKYDIPAATAAMSPTVNPTSSLPVNSPKSPVPASAAPAAQSMPLSGVTLVPQVPSPTTFMPGSPIAASPRGPAILKVAAPHSTPGTSVVTVRQAIPGSKSPVTVTSLPAGVRMVVPAQSTQGTPIGSSPQMSGMAALAAAAAATQKIPPSSTTTVLNVPAGATLVKTVAMTPGSTTLPATVKVASPVMVTNPATRMLKTAAAQVGTSAISTPNTPTRPIITVHKSGTVTVAQQAQVVTTMVGGVTKTITLVKSPITMSGGSALISSLGKMMSVVQTKPVQTSAVTGQAGSSPVTLIQTKTPLPAGTILKLVTSADGKPTTIITTTQAGGTGTKPTILGISSVSPNTTNKPGTTIIKTIPMSAIQQGGVSGSPGIKSPITIITTKMVTPGTQGKIITAVPKLATGAGQQGVTQVVLKGAPGQPGTILRTVPMGGVRLVSPGTVSAGKPTVTTLVVKGTTGVTTLGTVTGTVTSSVAGGNVVSANTSLATPVTNLASIATLASQVINPAAITVSASQTSLATATMQSAAQPTQVTLITTPSGAEAQPAQDLPVSILASPTSEQPSTTSADAGDGAGDSAGTVTLVCSNPPCETHETGTTNTATTASAKMGTKQVCSNPPCETHETGTTNTSTTASAKMGTEQVCSNPPCETHVTGTTNTATTASANMGMEQQVCTNPPSETHDTGTTNTATTASCNMGSKEMGTVNSKTEASSSAESSASGSEPSTPVTESSGASGAMRQENLRTGTTNTSTTARSNMGSDQTGTVQSSNKSKAAISSTLMPVSSNPPCEAQDTDTTNTSTVSGEGDVQQVCSNPPCETLETGTTNSATQSTSSMGSGQSNVVQRVCSNPPCETHETGTTNTPTRVSSIGAGQNGSVQRVCSNPPCETHETGTTNTPTQASSSIGAGQNGSVQRVCSNPPCETHETGTTNTPTRASSSIGAGQNGSIQRVCSNPPCETHETGTTNTPTRVSSSIGAEQNGNVRRVCSNPPCETHETGTTNTPTQASSSIGAEQNGNVRRVCSNPPCETHETGTTNTPTQASSSIGAEQNGSVQRVCSNPPCETHETGTTNTSTTATSSLETGEGTAQQGADGQGDSGISSEPTSSTEPANPTTQSRAFTMVTQATPTPGPSVPEISSMAGSAVVAEVPGEAEAMEQSSAEAVAAAEEPMQTECQGELSEEGAVRVVAIDEGAAGDEGTMIQVHVAMEAQPGQGDQAEQMEAGVEAAEAMSLAAQDSEALALPQELMSAEGQQTTLMVTGLTPEELAVTAAAEAAAQAAATEEAQALAIQAVLQAAQQAVLREGDAGQDGQQSTTIPIVLTQQELAALVQQQQQLQEAQAAAAQQLRAEAAALPTEALAPADSLNDPASESNGHEMATAVTATVARLLPRTSAETLAPSSTFAPSQPMVVASPAKIQAATALAEVANGIESAAGKQEAPPAVVKPPVKKEHQWFDVGVVKVTNMVVTHYYVPADDSPVTDDDSGAIPDYSRMKKIELSPGTAYKFRVAGINACGRGTFSEVSAFKTCLPGFPGAPCAIKISKSPDGAHLTWEPPSVTSGKIIEYSVYLAIQSSQTVEAKASTPAQLAFMRVYCGPSPSCLVQSSSLSNAHIDYTTKPAIIFRIAARNEKGYGPATQVRWLQETSKDGSAAKPVAKRPVSSPDLKGTGPKKARSDQ, encoded by the exons ATGGCTTCTTCAGGCACCGCGGGCTCGGTTCTGCAGCTGCGCTGGAAGAGGGTTTTGGGCTGGTCCGGTCCGGTTCCTCGCCCGAGACACGGACACCGAGCCGTGGCCATTAAAGAGCTGATGGTGGTGTTCGGCGGAGGGAATGAAGGGATTGTGGATGAACTGCACGTCTATAACACAG cCACCAATCAGTGGTTTATTCCTGCTGTCCGTGGTGACATTCCTCCTGGCTGCGCTGCATATGGATTTGTGTGCGACGGCACCCGACTCCTTGTTTTCGGGGGCATGGTTGAATATGGAAAGTACAGCAACGATCTCTATGAACTACAG gcCAGCAGGTGGGAGTGGAAACGGTTGAAGCCCAAAGCCCCGAAGAATGGCCCACCACCTTGTCCCCGTCTGGGCCACAGTTTTTCTCTAATTGGAAACAAATGCTATTTGTTTGGTGGACTGGCAAATGACAGTGAGGATCCCAAAAACAATATTCCAAG ATACCTGAATGACCTCTATACACTCGAGCTACGCCCAGGCTCTAACGTAGCAGGCTGGGACATCCCCATTACATACGGCGTGCTGCCCCCTCCTCGAGAGAGCCACACTGCTGTCGTCTACACAGAGAAAACATCCAAAAAGTCTCGCCTCATCATCTACGGTGGCATGAGTGGCTGCCGTCTTGGAGATCTGTGGACTTTAGATATAG ATACTTTGACCTGGAACAAACCTGCCATAAGTGGTGCGGCACCGCTGCCTCGCAGTCTCCATTCTGCCACTACTATAACCAACAA GATGTTTGTGTTTGGTGGATGGGTCCCTCTGGTTATGGATGATGTCAAAGTAGCTACACACGAAAAGGAATGGAAGTGCACTAACACTTTGGCCTGTTTAAATCTTG ACACAATGTCGTGGGAAACTATTTTGATGGACACTCTAGAGGATAATATCCCAAGGGCCAGAGCTGGACACTGCTCTGTGGCTATTAACAATAGACTGTATGTATGGAGTGGCAGAGATGGTTACCGCAAAGCCTGGAACAACCAAGTTTGCTGCAAAGACCTGTGGTACCTGGAGACAG ATCGTCCTCTGCCTCCATCACGTGTGCAACTGGTCCGTGCCAACACCAACTCTCTGGAGGTGAGCTGGGGGGCAGTGCCCACAGCAGATACATACCTGCTACAGCTGCAGAAATATGACATCCCTGCTGCGACAGCTGCCATGTCTCCGACCGTCAACCCCACTTCGTCCTTGCCCGTCAACTCGCCCAAGAGTCCTGTGCCTGCCTCTGCTGCTCCTGCGGCTCAGAGCATGCCGCTCTCTGGGGTCACACTGGTGCCACAAGTCCCTTCACCCACTACTTTCATGCCAGGCAGCCCGATAGCAGCCTCACCTCGTGGGCCAG CTATTCTTAAAGTGGCAGCGCCTCATTCCACACCTGGGACATCCGTTGTTACTGTACGTCAGGCCATCCCAGGGTCTAAATCCCCGGTCACTGTAACATCACTTCCTGCAGGGGTCCGCATGGTTGTCCCTGCACAGAGCACCCAGGGCACG CCGATCGGCAGCAGTCCTCAGATGAGTGGCATGGCTGCTTTGGCTGCAGCTGCAGCTGCCACACAGAAGATCCCGCCCTCTTCCACAACCACTGTGTTAAATGTTCCTGCAGGAGCCACCCTAGTAAAGACTGTCGCTATGACTCCAGGATCCACGACTCTTCCCGCTACCGTCAAAGTAGCTTCTCCTGTTATG GTTACTAACCCTGCTACCCGAATGCTAAAAACGGCTGCAGCCCAGGTCGGCACTTCAGCCATATCTACTCCCAACACCCCGACTCGCCCCATCATCACTGTACACAAATCGGGCACGGTGACCGTAGCCCAGCAGGCCCAGGTTGTCACCACCATGGTTGGAGGAGTCACCAAAACTATAACGCTTGTCAAGAGCCCTATCACAATGAGTGGCGGCAGTGCTCTG ATCTCCAGTCTTGGGAAAATGATGTCTGTTGTTCAGACCAAACCAGTACAGACTTCTGCAGTGACTGGACAGGCTGGAAGTAGCCCTGTCACACTAATACAG aCAAAGACTCCTCTGCCTGCTGGTACCATCTTGAAGCTGGTCACATCTGCAGATGGCAAGCCCACCACTATCATTACAACTACCCAGGCAGGAGGGACTGGCACCAAGCCCACAATCTTGGGCATCAGCAGTGTCTCTCCAAACACCACCAATAAACCAGGCACCACCATTATTAAAACCATTCCCATGTCTGCCATTCAACAAGGAG GTGTGTCTGGTAGTCCTGGCATCAAGTCCCCCATCACGATTATTACCACCAAGATGGTTACTCCTGGCACTCAAGGCAAAATCATAACCGCTGTGCCTAAACTGGCTACAGGGGCAGGACAACAGGGTGTCACACAG GTTGTCCTGAAGGGGGCGCCAGGTCAGCCTGGCACTATCCTGCGTACTGTTCCAATGGGTGGAGTTCGTCTTGTTTCACCAGGCACTGTGTCAGCTGGCAAACCAACCGTTACCACATTGGTCGTCAAGGGCACCACAG GTGTCACAACTCTGGGCACAGTAACTGGTACTGTAACAAGCAGTGTGGCAGGGGGCAATGTGGTGAGCGCTAACACTAGCCTGGCGACACCTGTCACCAATCTTGCCTCCATCGCCACGTTGGCCAGTCAGGTGATCAATCCCGCAGCCATCACTGTATCTGCTTCCCAGACCAGCCTTGCCACTGCCACAATGCAG TCGGCAGCCCAACCTACTCAAGTGACTCTGATCACCACTCCCAGTGGTGCGGAGGCCCAGCCTGCACAGGACTTGCCTGTCTCCATCCTGGCCTCTCCCACGTCTGAGCAGCCCTCTACCACCAGTGCTGATGCTGGAGACGGTGCGGGTGACAGTGCTGGTACCGTGactttggtctgttctaaccCTCCATGTGAAACTCACGAGACTGGAACGACCAATACGGCTACAACAGCTTCTGCTAAAATGGGCACCAAACAGGTCTGTTCCAACCCCCCATGTGAAACTCACGAGACTGGAACGACCAACACGTCTACAACTGCATCTGCTAAAATGGGCACTGAACAGGTTTGCTCCAACCCTCCATGTGAGACACACGTAACGGGCACCACCAACACCGCTACGACTGCCTCTGCCAACATGGGCATGGAACAACAG GTGTGCACCAACCCTCCTTCAGAAACACATGACACGGGCACAACCAACACCGCCACCACTGCCAGCTGCAACATGGGTTCTAAAGAGATGGGCACAGTGAACAGCAAGACAGAGGCATCTTCGTCTGCTGAATCCTCGGCTTCCGGGTCAGAACCATCCACGCCTGTCACAGAAAGCAGTGGTGCTTCTGGTGCCATGCGGCAGGAGAATCTCCGCACTGGTACCACCAACACCTCCACCACAGCCCGCTCCAACATGGGCTCTGATCAGACAGGAACAGTGCAGAGCTCTAACAAAAGTAAAGCTGCCATCTCTTCCACACTGATGCCTGTTTCCTCCAACCCTCCCTGCGAGGCGCAGGATACGGACACCACAAACACGTCCACTGTGTCTGGCGAAGGAGATGTCCAGCAGGTCTGCTCGAATCCACCATGTGAGACACTTGAAACGGGCACGACCAACTCTGCTACACAGTCAACCTCCAGTATGGGCAGTGGGCAGAGCAATGTTGTGCAGAGGGTGTGCTCCAATCCGCCTTGTGAAACCCATGAAACGGGCACTACCAATACGCCAACTCGGGTGTCATCTATTGGAGCTGGACAGAATGGCAGCGTACAAAGGGTGTGTTCAAACCCACCCTGTGAAACCCATGAAACGGGCACTACCAATACGCCAACTCAGGCGTCATCATCTATTGGAGCTGGACAGAATGGCAGCGTACAAAGGGTGTGTTCAAACCCACCCTGTGAAACCCATGAAACGGGCACTACCAATACGCCAACTCGG GCGTCATCATCTATTGGAGCTGGACAGAATGGCAGCATACAAAGGGTGTGTTCAAACCCGCCGTGTGAAACCCATGAAACGGGCACTACCAATACGCCAACTCGGGTGTCATCTTCTATTGGAGCTGAACAGAATGGCAACGTACGAAGGGTGTGTTCAAACCCGCCCTGTGAAACCCATGAAACGGGCACTACCAATACGCCAACTCAGGCGTCATCTTCTATTGGAGCTGAACAGAATGGCAACGTACGAAGGGTGTGTTCAAACCCGCCCTGTGAAACCCATGAAACGGGCACTACCAATACGCCAACTCAGGCGTCATCTTCTATTGGAGCTGAACAGAATGGCAGCGTACAAAGGGTGTGTTCAAACCCACCCTGTGAAACCCATGAAACGGGGACTACCAATACTTCCACAACTGCGACTAGCAGCTTAGAGACTGGAGAAGGTACAG CTCAACAGGGTGCTGATGGACAGGGTGACAGTGGCATCAGCTCAGAACCCACATCCTCCACAGAACCAGCCAATCCCACAACACAAAGCAGAGCCTTCACCATGGTGACACAGGCCACGCCCACTCCAGGACCATCAGTACCG GAAATCTCGTCCATGGCTGGCTCTGCAGTGGTGGCAGAAGTACCGGGAGAGGCGGAAGCCATGGAGCAGAGCAGCGCTGAGGCTGTAGCAGCTGCAGAAGAGCCCATGCAGACAGAGTGTCAGGGAGAACTAAGTGAAGAGGGAGCTGTCAGGGTGGTTGCCATAGATGAGGGTGCAGCGGGTGATGAGGGCACCATGATACAGGTTCATGTTGCTATGGAAGCACAACCCGGCCAAGGAGATCAGGCTGAG CAGATGGAGGCTGGTGTGGAGGCAGCAGAAGCGATGAGTCTTGCTGCGCAGGACTCGGAAGCTCTCGCTCTGCCTCAGGAGCTGATGTCTGCTGAAGGACAGCAGACGACTCTCATGGTGACTGGACTGACCCCGGAGGAGCTGGCAGTGACTGCAGCAGCTGAGGCTGCTGCACAGGCTGCAGCTACAGAAGAGGCTCAGGCCCTCGCCATCCAGGCTGTGCTACAAGCAGCTCAGCAGGCTGTACTCC GTGAAGGGGATGCAGGTCAGGACGGGCAGCAGTCCACCACCATCCCTATAGTTTTGACCCAGCAGGAGCTTGCTGCCTTAGttcagcagcagcaacagctgcAGGAGGCGCAGGCGGCTGCAGCCCAGCAGTTGCGTGCTGAAGCAGCTGCACTGCCCACTGAGGCCTTGGCACCAGCAGACAGCCTCAACGATCCAGCATCTGAAAGCAACGGCCATGAGATGGCAACCGCTGTTACTGCCACTGTGGCCCGTCTACTTCCTCGCACTTCTGCTGAGA CTTTGGCCCCATCAAGTACTTTTGCTCCATCTCAGCCGATGGTGGTCGCCAGCCCTGCCAAGATTCAAGCAGCCACCGCTCTAGCTGAGGTGGCCAATGGGATTGAGTCTGCAGCTGGG AAGCAAGAAGCACCTCCAGCTGTTGTGAAGCCTCCAGTGAAGAAAGAGCATCAGTGGTTTGATGTTGGAGTCGTCAAGGTGACAAACATGGTTGTCACTCACTATTATGTGCCGGCAGATGATTCACCTGTTACTGAT GATGATTCCGGTGCCATACCAGACTACAGCCGGATGAAGAAAATAGAGCTGTCTCCTGGCACTGCTTACAAGTTCCGCGTTGCCGGTATCAATGCATGCGGCCGGGGAACGTTCTCTGAGGTCTCTGCATTTAAGACCTGTTTACCTGGCTTCCCTGGAGCACCGTGTGCCATTAAAATAAGCAAG AGTCCTGATGGTGCCCACCTGACCTGGGAGCCTCCTTCAGTGACGTCAGGGAAGATCATTGAGTACTCCGTGTATCTGGCCATCCAGAGCTCACAGACAGTGGAGGCGAAAGCATCCACTCCGGCTCAGCTCGCCTTCATGCGGGTGTACTGTGGGCCCAGCCCGTCCTGCCTAGTGCAGTCATCTAGTCTCTCCAACGCCCACATTGACTACACCACCAAACCCGCCATCATCTTCCGTATCGCCGCCCGCAATGAGAAGGGCTATGGTCCTGCCACGCAAGTCAGGTGGCTACAAG